Within Lolium rigidum isolate FL_2022 chromosome 5, APGP_CSIRO_Lrig_0.1, whole genome shotgun sequence, the genomic segment AAGGCTGTGGTAGCTTGAAGGTTGGTGCTGCTGATCATGCTTCACTTGTTTTGCTTGTTTGCTTAAGATAACTGTCAGTGTGTCACCATTTGGTATTCTTCTCTTGCTGTCCCATTATAGATTGAAGTGCGTCGCAACGGCAATGTTGCTACAGGCTTGTTAGGAGACTATGATTTCGATCAGAAGATTGCTCTTGTCAACATAGCGATCTACTCCCTTGGTGTTCGTCCTTTGGATCTCGATCATCAGGTGGAATTTCTTCCCTGCAGTAAGGTAGTAGCTGTCGCACGTGCTGATTCTGGCACATTAATGGCCACAACTGGGATACTGACCGGTGATTCAAGTGGATCTGAAGATGGTAAACAGTGTATGCTCTCCACCTGTAAAATATCTGAGGTACACTTGCACCATGGTCTGATCTATATGCACTGAACTATATAGCTCTGAGACATAAAATTGATGTTTTTCGCATGTACGTCTTGTTCCATATCTTCTTTTTGTCCCAATTTTACCCTTGTTGCCTGTCACTATTTTTTCCTAGGCTTGGGAAGGTGGGCCACTTTTTGATTGTGATGGGAACTTTGTTGGCATGAACCTTTGTCTGGTTGGGGAAGGAACTTCTTTCGTGTCAAGGAGTATAATTATCAAACGTTTGGAGAAATATATGCCGAAAAAGAAAGTTAAGAGGGtcaggtatatcttgtgtatttcCATTTATTTTGCTTACGTATGGTTTGTCCATCCCTGAATTCATTTCGCCCTTCGTGGATCTTTTTTTTGAGTAATAAGTGAGCACAATCATAACAGCTTTCAAGGCTTATTAATTGTGCAAGAGTCTGGATCGTGGGTTTTTGTTCCTTTTATATCTTTTTGGATGGCATTTGGAATTTGTTTGCAGTTGTCATTGTTTGTCCCTTTATAATAATTACTTCAATGTTGAAGCTAGTAGTATTTTTGTTCCTTCTTTAGATTTATATGTGGTGTTTGTAATTTCTTTGCACTTTTCATTGTTTATCTTTAGATAACAACTTGCTTCTTTTCTGCCTCTCCCAAGAACACTCATATTACTTCAATGTTGAAGCTAGCAGATTTTTTAAAGAAGCTTTTTCTTTCGGACTTAAAATGTGAACAGTAGTAGGATTTATGATCTTTTCGCGACCCTAGATGCTTTGTATAGGGGAATCTCTCTGTTCTCTGCAATTCTATTTGTGTAGATGTTGCCTAGTGCTGTTTTAGTCCATTTTATTCTATGCATGTGGATGTAATTTATATCAAGTTCACTATGTCTTTCCACAGGCATGTAAAAATACAGAGACAGGTGCAGCCCTTGCCCTATTGCACTTATCCAAGGGGTATGTACACAGTCAGATCATTTCTGCTTTTGTCCATTTCCTCCGTGTTTCTAATGATATCGTTTTTTAAGATTCCACAAGTGGTGCAAACTTAgcttttactttttttttctcaTAATAACTAGAAGCTGTTTTAGCCTTTTATAGTTGTACTCTCATAGCCTCGGTGCTAATTAGCTAACCttattttactttcttcatgggttTGTTCGATTTTGGGATATAGACAGATCTGGGGAGCTAGACTTCTTAAGTTATCCAAAGCCTTCTGCAGCTACTGGTGAGTTGATACTTTAAGTTTGTCCTGGGATGCAGTTGTTTACAACATTCTTCTGCCACTAACAACTACTGTGCCGTCTATCATTGAACAGAGGGCTTGAAATTGGTTAATATATTTGAAGAGACTTTTGGCGACTTATATGGTTCTAGTAAAGGTGTTTGGAGCCAACTTGGCAAAACAGTCTCTCAGAACTTAAGTCGAGTTGTTGTCTCACTGGCTTCATTCAGTGGTAATTTCACAGTAATATGCTACATACTATTCCACGTTCAAACTTTATTATCAATGAGAACTGTCGTATATATGCAGGAGAAAGAAGGTTCTTTGCATGCTCAGGCTTAGTTATTGAATGGAATGGATGCACAATCATTCTGACCTCGGCGAGTTTGGTTAGGGATCCTAACGATGAAAACGAGATTGCTGAAAACTTGAAGGTTGGTTCACAATGTGGTCCTTACTTTATTCTGCTTAGTTCTGACAGTGCCATTTGCAGATTGTAGTTTTGCTCCCAAACAAACAACGCAAAGAGGGGATATTGCAACATTCCAGTTTACACCACAATGTTGCTCTTGTTGGTGTCAAGGATTTCCGTCCTCTTCGTTCATTTAGTCTTGAAGATCGGTGGAATAACAAAACTCGTAAAGATCCTAAAAGAACTCGTAAAGATCCCAATGTAGTAGCTGTGGGACGCTGCTTCAAATCAGGAGTCCTAATGGCTACATGTGGGAGAGGAACCGACTGGTCAGGCATGCTTGATTACAGAGGTCTTAGGTACTCCAGTTGTAAGATCACTAAGGTTAGTATTGCTCTTGCGGATATTCCTAGTTAACATATCCATCACATGATGTACTAAACGATATATCTCCATTAATATAAATAAGAACTTCTCCATGCAAACTACTTGAATGTTCGTTTTATTTGCTAGGCTGGGATTGGAGGGCCTCTGGTTGACTTCAGTGGGAGATTTATTGGCATGAACTTCTATGATAAGAAAATAGGAACCCCATTCATGTCTAGGGACTGTATTACTCGAGTGCTGGCACACTTTGAGGGAAAAAGGTATGCTTACTTAGAATTTCAGTTTGGCATATTCAAGTGCTTGTCGAACATATATTCAGGCTTGAGATGAGTGCATAACATGATATTCTGCATTAAAAAAGTAGTATTTTCTCTAAAATCAAGCCTTAGTTTGCAAATTTGATTGACAACACTGTTGACAAAGGTTGTGGTGATGGTAAACCAATCAGGTGTGCGCTTTATTACCTATTGATTCGATGTTTGCATAAACAGCATTTGCGTATATAATAACATCACTATGCATGGAAGTTTTTTGTTTTGCATATTCAAGTGCCTGTAATGTTAAGAATATATATTCAGGCTTGAGATGAGTGCATAAAATGTTATTTTGCATTAAAAAAAGTAGCACTTTCTCTAAAATATATCCTTAATTTATTTGCTACTTTGATTGACAGCCCTGTTGATGAAGTTACCGGTGATGGCAAGACAATGAGGTATGCGTTTTATTTACTCGTCGCTTAGATATTTGCGTATACATAATTCGCCCATATAATATCACTATGCATGGAAGTTTTTTTGTTTTGCATATTCAAGTGCTTGTAATGTTAAACATATATATTCAGGCTTGAGATGAGTGCATAAAATACTATTTTGCATTCAAAAAAGTAGTACTTTCTCTAAAATCTAGCCTTAATTTGCTACTTTGATTGACAGCTCTGTTGATAAAGTTACCGTTGATGATACGCCAGTCAGGTATGCGTTTTATTTACTCATCGCTTAGATGTATGCGTACACAGAATTTGCCTATTAACATCACTATGCATGGAAGTTTTTTGTCCTGCATATTCAAGTGCCTGTAATGTTAAGCATGTATATTCAGGCTTGAGAAGAGTGCATAAAATGGTATTTTACTTTTAAAAAAGTAGCACTTTCTCTAAAATCGTAGCCTTAATTTGCTACTTTGATTGACAGCACTGTTGATGAAGTTTGCAGCACTGTTGATGAAGTTTGCGGTAATGGTAAGCCAGTCAGGTATGCGTCTTATTTACTCATCACTTCTATATTTGCACACACAGAATTTGCCTATATAACATCACTATGCATGGAAGTTTTTTGTTTTTCATATTCAAGTGTCTCTCGTGTTAAGCATATACTTTTAGGCTTGATTTGAGTGCATGACATGATACTTTGCATTAAGAAAAGTAGTATTTTCTCTAAAATCTAGCCTTAATTTGCTATTTTGATTGACAGCACTGTTGATGAAGTTCGCAGCACTGTTGATG encodes:
- the LOC124657323 gene encoding uncharacterized protein LOC124657323, giving the protein MIRKQKAVIEVRRNGNVATGLLGDYDFDQKIALVNIAIYSLGVRPLDLDHQVEFLPCSKVVAVARADSGTLMATTGILTGDSSGSEDDRSGELDFLSYPKPSAATEGLKLVNIFEETFGDLYGSSKGVWSQLGKTVSQNLSRVVVSLASFSGERRFFACSGLVIEWNGCTIILTSASLVRDPNDENEIAENLKIVVLLPNKQRKEGILQHSSLHHNVALVGVKDFRPLRSFSLEDRWNNKTRKDPKRTRKDPNVVAVGRCFKSGVLMATCGRGTDWSGMLDYRGLRYSSCKITKAGIGGPLVDFSGRFIGMNFYDKKIGTPFMSRDCITRVLAHFEGKSPVDEVTGDGKTMSSVDKVTVDDTPVSTVDEVCSTVDEVCGNGKPVSTVDEVRSTVDEVCGDGKPVRGSPPMEVTLAVQ